One part of the [Pantoea] beijingensis genome encodes these proteins:
- a CDS encoding YfeC-like transcriptional regulator: MKKEWLTPEEMAQATGYTRQTINKWIKRENWTTVPKPGVQGGKARMVHIDERVKDFLKSTCQAAEPSASYLVNSNPLPNLLLNAIQQMTPQEQDKLVTLLVREGIQGLLTRLDIGNE; this comes from the coding sequence GTGAAAAAGGAATGGCTAACCCCGGAAGAGATGGCACAGGCTACTGGCTATACTCGCCAGACAATCAATAAATGGATTAAACGTGAGAACTGGACCACGGTGCCAAAGCCAGGTGTACAAGGCGGGAAAGCACGCATGGTGCATATTGATGAGCGCGTTAAAGATTTTCTGAAATCGACTTGTCAGGCTGCGGAACCCTCTGCCTCTTATTTGGTTAACAGTAATCCCCTCCCCAACTTATTGCTCAACGCTATTCAGCAGATGACGCCGCAAGAACAGGATAAACTTGTCACGTTATTAGTGCGCGAAGGGATTCAGGGATTACTTACCCGGCTGGATATCGGCAACGAGTAA
- a CDS encoding NupC/NupG family nucleoside CNT transporter has translation MSRILHFALAMAVVALLALLVSSDRKNIRVRFVIQLLVIEVLLAWFFLNSEAGLGFVKGFSDLFEKLLKYAAEGTNFVFGGMSDKGLAFFFLNVLCPIVFISALIGILQHFRILPIIIRVIGTVLSKINGMGKLESFNAVSSLILGQSENFIAYKDILGKMSQRRMYTMAATAMSTVSMSIVGAYMTMIQPKYVVAALVLNMFSTFIVLLLINPYRIDTEDDLQVGGGHKGQSFFEMLGEYILAGFRVAIIVSAMLIGFIALISAINALFDTIFGISFQGILGYVFFPFAWVMGVPASEALQVGSIMATKLVSNEFVAMIDLQKIAGQLSPRGEGILSIFLVSFANFSSIGIVAGAIKGLNEEQGNVVSRFGMKLLYGSTLVSVLSASVAGLVLA, from the coding sequence ATGTCCCGCATTCTGCATTTTGCTTTGGCGATGGCTGTTGTGGCGCTACTGGCTTTATTAGTCAGTAGCGATCGCAAAAACATCCGCGTCCGTTTTGTCATTCAGTTGCTGGTTATTGAGGTACTGCTTGCCTGGTTCTTCCTGAACTCAGAAGCTGGCCTCGGATTCGTAAAAGGCTTTTCGGATCTGTTTGAAAAACTGCTGAAATATGCTGCAGAAGGGACTAACTTTGTATTCGGCGGAATGAGCGATAAAGGACTGGCATTCTTCTTCCTGAATGTCCTGTGCCCTATCGTCTTCATCTCTGCACTGATCGGTATTTTACAACATTTTCGAATTCTACCGATTATCATCCGCGTCATTGGTACCGTGCTGTCGAAAATCAACGGCATGGGCAAACTGGAATCCTTCAATGCGGTTAGCTCACTGATTTTGGGACAATCAGAAAACTTTATCGCCTATAAGGATATCTTGGGCAAAATGTCGCAACGCCGCATGTACACCATGGCGGCTACCGCAATGTCGACAGTATCAATGTCTATCGTCGGCGCGTACATGACCATGATCCAGCCCAAATACGTCGTTGCGGCGCTAGTGCTCAATATGTTTAGTACCTTTATTGTGCTGCTGTTGATCAATCCTTACCGTATCGATACTGAAGATGATTTGCAGGTAGGTGGTGGGCATAAAGGTCAAAGCTTCTTTGAAATGCTGGGTGAGTATATTCTGGCCGGCTTCAGAGTCGCGATTATCGTTTCCGCGATGCTGATTGGTTTTATCGCTCTCATTTCCGCCATTAATGCACTGTTTGATACCATTTTTGGGATCAGTTTCCAGGGCATTCTCGGCTATGTATTCTTCCCTTTTGCCTGGGTTATGGGCGTACCGGCCAGCGAAGCGCTGCAGGTAGGCAGCATTATGGCGACCAAACTGGTTTCTAACGAGTTTGTTGCCATGATTGATCTGCAAAAAATCGCCGGGCAACTGTCGCCTCGCGGTGAAGGCATCCTCTCCATCTTCCTGGTATCATTTGCTAACTTCTCGTCGATTGGCATCGTTGCGGGTGCCATTAAAGGCCTGAATGAAGAACAAGGAAATGTGGTTTCTCGTTTCGGCATGAAGTTGCTCTACGGTTCAACACTGGTGAGCGTGCTGTCAGCCTCAGTTGCTGGTTTAGTGCTGGCATAA
- a CDS encoding LysR family transcriptional regulator — protein MDINQLRCFVAVGNELHFGRAAQKMEMMPASLSRFIRLLEEDLGIRLLNRSTRNVSLTIEGAELFDDVVKLLAQFDELAARFKSVRRGERRTLRIGAIDSAARGLLPQLLNIFVQTHPHEDIHITEDKTVNLIPRLKSGWLDMIFIRPPKIIDSDLCMRFITRESCVLALPTSHSLAGRKSVNVNDFKQENMILPERRTRPHSHDLIINIFKSVESSPRIAQFAEEKQTILSFVAAGLGLAIVPASFRNMNSEGVAYINLMVDKRIKGLPLSIAWHKGNDDPAVLSMLDIFYKNKAILTSDL, from the coding sequence GTGGATATTAATCAACTACGTTGCTTTGTTGCAGTCGGAAATGAACTCCATTTTGGGCGCGCAGCCCAAAAGATGGAAATGATGCCTGCATCACTAAGTCGCTTTATTCGGCTACTGGAAGAAGACTTAGGCATACGTCTACTTAACCGTTCAACTCGCAATGTTTCATTAACCATTGAGGGTGCGGAGCTATTTGATGATGTGGTAAAACTGTTAGCACAGTTTGATGAATTAGCTGCCCGTTTTAAGTCGGTGAGAAGAGGAGAACGCAGGACGCTGCGTATTGGCGCAATCGATAGTGCGGCACGCGGATTATTACCTCAGCTTTTAAATATTTTTGTTCAAACCCACCCTCATGAGGATATTCATATAACCGAGGATAAAACCGTAAATCTTATTCCAAGACTGAAGTCAGGCTGGCTTGATATGATATTTATCAGACCGCCCAAGATAATAGACTCCGATCTTTGCATGCGATTTATCACCCGTGAAAGTTGCGTGCTTGCTCTACCCACTAGCCATTCACTGGCAGGGAGAAAAAGCGTTAACGTGAATGACTTCAAGCAAGAGAATATGATCCTTCCTGAAAGAAGAACACGACCACATAGCCATGACCTCATCATTAACATTTTCAAATCTGTGGAATCATCACCGCGAATAGCACAATTCGCAGAAGAGAAACAGACGATTTTGAGTTTTGTTGCAGCAGGATTAGGGCTGGCAATCGTGCCGGCCTCTTTCCGCAATATGAATAGCGAAGGTGTGGCTTACATTAATCTGATGGTGGATAAGCGTATCAAAGGGTTACCTTTGAGCATCGCGTGGCATAAGGGAAATGATGATCCTGCCGTACTTTCAATGCTGGATATTTTTTATAAAAACAAAGCGATATTAACTTCTGATTTATAA
- a CDS encoding tartrate dehydrogenase, whose product MRHYSIAAIPADGIGPEVISAGITVLHALERQDVELKFEIETFDWGSEYYKKNGVMMPEKGLQTLKNFDAIYFGAVGAPDVPDHITLWGLRLPICQGFDQYANVRPTKILPGITPPLRHCGPGDLDWVIVRENSEGEYSGNGGRAHRGLPEEVGTEVAIFTRVGVTRIMRYAFRMAQTRPRKQLTVVTKSNAQRHGMVMWDEIAAEVAQEFPDVKWDKMLVDAMTHRMTLHPQSLDTIVATNLHADILSDLAGALAGSLGIAPTANIDPERRFPSMFEPIHGSAFDIAGKGIANPVASFWTAVQMLEHLGERNAAALVMASIEHVCSKGILTPDIGGTATTADVTNAVVAFIESTIKRAELA is encoded by the coding sequence ATGCGTCATTACTCAATTGCAGCAATTCCTGCAGATGGCATTGGCCCTGAAGTCATTTCGGCAGGTATTACGGTTCTGCATGCGCTGGAGCGGCAGGATGTTGAGTTGAAATTTGAGATCGAAACATTCGACTGGGGATCGGAATACTACAAAAAAAACGGCGTTATGATGCCGGAAAAGGGGCTGCAAACATTGAAAAATTTTGATGCGATCTATTTTGGTGCAGTGGGAGCCCCGGATGTCCCTGACCACATTACTTTGTGGGGATTACGTCTGCCTATTTGTCAGGGGTTCGATCAATATGCCAACGTGCGGCCAACCAAAATTTTGCCCGGTATTACCCCTCCGCTCCGTCATTGTGGACCGGGCGATCTGGATTGGGTCATTGTCCGTGAGAACTCTGAAGGTGAATACTCCGGTAACGGGGGGCGCGCACATCGAGGATTACCAGAGGAAGTGGGCACTGAGGTGGCTATTTTCACTCGCGTGGGTGTGACACGTATCATGCGATATGCATTTCGCATGGCGCAGACTCGCCCGCGTAAGCAACTGACCGTGGTGACCAAATCGAATGCGCAGCGCCACGGTATGGTTATGTGGGATGAAATTGCTGCCGAAGTCGCGCAGGAGTTTCCTGATGTGAAGTGGGACAAAATGCTGGTTGATGCAATGACGCATCGTATGACGCTGCATCCACAAAGCCTTGATACGATTGTTGCGACGAATTTGCATGCCGATATTCTTTCCGATCTGGCCGGTGCGCTGGCGGGCAGCCTTGGCATTGCTCCAACGGCTAATATCGATCCTGAGCGACGTTTTCCCTCAATGTTTGAACCCATTCATGGGTCAGCGTTTGATATTGCAGGTAAAGGTATTGCTAACCCCGTCGCGTCTTTCTGGACGGCGGTACAAATGCTGGAACACCTTGGTGAACGCAATGCCGCGGCATTAGTGATGGCAAGTATTGAACATGTCTGTTCAAAAGGTATTTTGACACCGGATATTGGTGGCACGGCAACAACGGCAGATGTGACCAACGCAGTTGTTGCATTTATCGAGTCGACCATTAAGCGCGCTGAGTTAGCGTAA
- a CDS encoding MFS transporter has protein sequence MNSHLEKRVMRKVTLRIVPFIILLYFISFLDRVNIGFAGLTMNQDLGFSPSVFGLGAGIFFLGYFLFEVPSNLILHKVGARIWIARVMITWGLVSGCMALVQGTTSFYTLRFLLGVAEAGFFPGIILYLSYWFPAAKRAQVTAIFMAAAPLSTALCSPVSAALLEMHGVMGMAGWQWMFVLEAIPAVLLGIIVLFYLTDRPGKATWLTAEERDWLESKMDAEERSRSAKQAHTTAWRGLADRRVLALALVYFGTSAGLYTLGIWSPQIIHTFGVSSLRLGFLNAFPAVVGILGMILWARHSDRSGERSWHVIGACLLAAVGLIYAGNAGSLLAVILALTLVTIGISASKAPLWSMPTLFLSGPAAAAGIATINSIGNLGGFIGPMMIGVIRQQTGSYTWGLYFVAGLLAISALVVLLLMHGNKETYSADLSHSKTH, from the coding sequence ATGAACTCTCACCTCGAAAAAAGAGTGATGCGCAAAGTTACTCTGCGTATTGTGCCTTTTATTATTTTGCTCTATTTCATCTCTTTTCTTGACCGGGTAAATATTGGATTTGCCGGGCTCACAATGAATCAGGATTTGGGCTTTTCTCCGAGCGTATTTGGGCTAGGGGCGGGAATATTTTTTCTGGGATATTTTTTATTTGAAGTCCCTTCAAATCTTATTCTGCATAAAGTTGGCGCACGCATCTGGATTGCGCGCGTTATGATTACATGGGGTCTGGTGTCGGGGTGTATGGCACTGGTCCAGGGAACAACTAGCTTTTATACGCTACGTTTTTTACTGGGTGTGGCGGAGGCCGGATTTTTCCCCGGAATTATCCTTTATCTAAGTTACTGGTTTCCGGCAGCTAAACGCGCACAGGTGACCGCGATATTTATGGCGGCGGCGCCGCTTTCAACCGCGTTATGTTCGCCCGTTTCCGCAGCATTGCTGGAAATGCACGGCGTAATGGGCATGGCCGGATGGCAATGGATGTTTGTATTGGAGGCGATACCTGCGGTGCTGCTCGGTATTATCGTTTTGTTTTATTTAACCGATCGTCCAGGGAAAGCGACCTGGCTCACAGCGGAAGAGCGCGATTGGCTGGAAAGCAAAATGGATGCAGAGGAGCGGAGTCGCTCAGCAAAACAGGCCCATACCACTGCATGGCGGGGATTGGCCGATCGACGTGTGTTGGCTCTGGCCTTGGTCTATTTTGGCACTTCGGCAGGACTCTACACGCTTGGCATCTGGTCTCCACAGATTATCCATACATTTGGTGTTTCGTCACTTCGGCTAGGTTTTCTGAATGCATTTCCTGCCGTGGTTGGCATTTTGGGGATGATCCTGTGGGCGCGCCATTCCGATCGTAGCGGAGAACGTAGCTGGCATGTGATTGGTGCTTGTCTGCTTGCGGCAGTCGGTCTTATCTATGCCGGGAACGCCGGTTCATTGCTGGCCGTTATCCTCGCCCTGACGTTGGTCACCATTGGTATCAGTGCATCCAAAGCCCCACTCTGGAGTATGCCAACGCTTTTTCTGTCCGGCCCGGCTGCCGCTGCGGGTATCGCGACCATTAATTCGATCGGTAATCTTGGTGGTTTTATTGGACCGATGATGATTGGTGTGATCCGTCAGCAAACCGGTTCTTACACATGGGGTCTCTACTTTGTTGCCGGGCTACTGGCGATATCTGCGCTCGTCGTCTTATTACTCATGCACGGTAATAAAGAAACCTATTCTGCCGATCTCTCTCACTCTAAAACACATTAA
- a CDS encoding alpha/beta hydrolase, translating to MKFLSLKPQYLLLILLFSSTGGYAQSGVIVDNTGIDKITAEYQQVFAQGHHNKAGKIAFEKMMSKWELPEGVVVRDADAGGVAGKWISPAEPSFVKREVILYLHGGGFYRGSSKTHQALAATLARQANADVLLIDYRLLPQYGYPSQIDDARASYEWLLKQGYKASNIALAGDSVGGTLVLELALHLRDAGRPMPSALVVMSPVTDLTASSESMKTNATRDPILNRSELLRVAHAYLKGSDPRDPAASPLFADLHGLPPMLLQVGDGEILLDDTLRIAQAATRDDVQVSVEVWPGMIHQWQLFPAAIPNASRALTNSGQFIRDHVGKGR from the coding sequence ATGAAATTTCTGTCGTTAAAGCCACAGTATCTGTTGTTAATATTGTTGTTCTCCAGCACGGGCGGTTATGCACAATCCGGTGTTATCGTGGATAACACCGGGATTGACAAAATCACTGCGGAATATCAGCAAGTGTTCGCTCAGGGGCATCACAATAAAGCAGGGAAGATCGCTTTTGAAAAAATGATGTCAAAGTGGGAACTGCCGGAAGGTGTCGTTGTACGGGATGCTGATGCGGGTGGTGTTGCAGGAAAATGGATTTCACCAGCAGAGCCCTCTTTCGTTAAGCGGGAAGTTATTCTTTATTTACATGGCGGTGGTTTTTATCGTGGCTCCAGTAAAACGCATCAGGCTCTGGCTGCCACGTTAGCAAGGCAGGCTAACGCAGATGTGTTGCTGATAGATTATCGACTATTACCTCAATATGGCTATCCATCACAAATTGATGATGCACGAGCCAGTTATGAATGGCTGTTAAAGCAAGGTTATAAAGCGTCCAATATTGCATTAGCGGGGGATTCTGTTGGTGGAACCCTGGTGCTAGAGCTGGCGTTACATCTGCGCGATGCAGGGCGTCCTATGCCTTCGGCGCTGGTGGTGATGAGCCCTGTGACCGATCTGACAGCCTCCAGTGAATCAATGAAGACGAATGCCACACGTGACCCGATACTCAATCGTAGCGAGTTACTTCGGGTCGCTCATGCTTATCTGAAAGGGAGCGACCCTCGCGATCCGGCTGCCTCACCGTTGTTTGCCGATTTGCACGGTCTTCCCCCGATGTTACTCCAGGTTGGTGATGGAGAAATTTTGTTGGATGATACGCTGCGTATTGCTCAGGCAGCCACACGAGATGATGTCCAGGTTTCTGTGGAAGTGTGGCCAGGTATGATTCACCAATGGCAACTTTTTCCTGCGGCAATTCCAAACGCCTCCCGCGCATTGACTAACAGCGGGCAATTTATTCGTGACCATGTCGGGAAAGGTCGCTAA